The Flavivirga eckloniae genomic interval TTAAAGACATAGTTTTATATGCAACTTTTACACTAAATCGTTTAAAATGAAATACCCTTATTTTTATATAGTATTATCTATTATTATGTTTAATTGTCAACCCAAAGAAGATATTCCCAAAAAAATCACTCTACACGAAAATTGGAGTTTCAAAAATACCACAGACACAACCTGGTTAAATGCCAAAGTTCCTGGAGATGCTCATTCAGATTTATTTAGCCATAAACTTATAGAAGATCCTTTTGTTAAGGACAATGAATTTAAACTACAATGGATTTCTGAAAAAGATTGGGAATACAAAACAACATTCACTTTAGACGAAAAAACACTTCAAAAAAAACATCTGGATTTACATTTTGAAGGATTAGACACCTACGCTTCAGTCTATGTAAACGACAGCCTAATACTTAATACGAATAACGCTTTTAGAAAGTGGGAAGTAAACGTTAAACCTTTTTTAAAACTAGAAAACCATTTAAAAATAGTTTTTGAAAACACCACAACATCAGAAAATAAGGAAAAAGCTAAACTACCATATGAACTCCCAGCTGGAAATAGAATTTTTACAAGAAAGGCACAATTTCAATATGGCTGGGACTGGGGGCCCATTTTCAACACATCCGGAATATGGCGTCCTATATATCTAAAAGCCTGGAATGACTTAAAAATTAAAGATGTATTTGTACAACAAAACCATTTAAATGACTCCATAGCCTCACTTACCGCTAACATCGAGTATAAATATGAAGCCGAAGAAAACCTATTAATTGATATTTATGTAAATAACAAATTAAATAAAACCTACAATACACAAGACACATCGGTATTTACGTTCGAAATCAATAACCCAAAACGCTGGTGGACACACAACCTGGGTGAACCCTACTTATACGATCTAAAATTTGTATTAAGAAACAAGGGGAAGATATTAGATGCTTACTCGCTAAAAAAAGGACTGAGAACTATTGATTTAATTGCAGAAAAAGACAGTATCGGGCAATCGTTCTATTTTAAACTAAACGATGTTCCTGTGTTTATGAAGGGTGCCAATTACATCCCACAAAACAGTTTTCAGAACCAAGTAACGGACGCACATTATAATACGTTACTAAACTCTGTTACTGAAGCCAATATGAACATGCTTCGCATTTGGGGAGGCGGCATTTATGAAAATGATATTTTTTACGATTTATGCGATGAAAAAGGGGTTCTGGTTTGGCAGGATTTTATGTTTGCTTGTGCCATGTATCCCGGCGACAAAGACTTTTTAAACAACGTAAAGCAAGAAGCCATAGACAATATTATTCGATTGCGCAACCATGCATCTATAGCACTTTGGTGCGGTAATAACGAAAATGATGAAGCTTGGCATAATTGGGGTTGGCAAGAAGACAGGTCCGAGTCTGAAAAAGAAGAAATTTGGAGTAATTACCTAAAAGTTTTTGATGATATACTACCAAGTGCAGTCAATCAGTTTTCAGATAAAACGCCATATTGGGCAAGCTCTCCACTTCACGGACGGAGCCATCCTAAATTCTTAAAAGAAGGTGATGCCCACGATTGGTGGATTTGGCATAATGCTTACCCTTTCGAGCATCTCGAAGATAATGTGCCTCGATTTATGAGCGAATTTGGTTTTCAATCATTTCCTAGCTATGAAGCCATTAAATATGCTACACAAAAAGACAGTATAGATATAAGTTCTGATGCTTTTGCCACACACCAAAAACACCCTAGAGGCTTTAAGCTGATTAAAGAATACATGGAACGAGATTTCCCCATACCTACAAACGACGAGGATTATGTTTACATGAGTCAAGTGCTGCAAGCTTACGGAATGACCAAAGGATTTGAAGCCCAGCGAAGAGCCATGCCTTATAATATGGGAACCTTGTACTGGCAACTAAACGATTGCTGGCCGGTTGCTTCCTGGTCAAGCTTAGACAACTTCGGAAACTGGAAAGCATTACACTACAGAACCAAAAAGTCTTTCGAAGATG includes:
- a CDS encoding beta-mannosidase, encoding MKYPYFYIVLSIIMFNCQPKEDIPKKITLHENWSFKNTTDTTWLNAKVPGDAHSDLFSHKLIEDPFVKDNEFKLQWISEKDWEYKTTFTLDEKTLQKKHLDLHFEGLDTYASVYVNDSLILNTNNAFRKWEVNVKPFLKLENHLKIVFENTTTSENKEKAKLPYELPAGNRIFTRKAQFQYGWDWGPIFNTSGIWRPIYLKAWNDLKIKDVFVQQNHLNDSIASLTANIEYKYEAEENLLIDIYVNNKLNKTYNTQDTSVFTFEINNPKRWWTHNLGEPYLYDLKFVLRNKGKILDAYSLKKGLRTIDLIAEKDSIGQSFYFKLNDVPVFMKGANYIPQNSFQNQVTDAHYNTLLNSVTEANMNMLRIWGGGIYENDIFYDLCDEKGVLVWQDFMFACAMYPGDKDFLNNVKQEAIDNIIRLRNHASIALWCGNNENDEAWHNWGWQEDRSESEKEEIWSNYLKVFDDILPSAVNQFSDKTPYWASSPLHGRSHPKFLKEGDAHDWWIWHNAYPFEHLEDNVPRFMSEFGFQSFPSYEAIKYATQKDSIDISSDAFATHQKHPRGFKLIKEYMERDFPIPTNDEDYVYMSQVLQAYGMTKGFEAQRRAMPYNMGTLYWQLNDCWPVASWSSLDNFGNWKALHYRTKKSFEDVLISSRLKNDTIKTFVINDKLKEIQGKLDLKLIDFSGNTVWSDSLTITAKANTSEKFYNLPLKDIDITKTALVANFNESSSIYYLTKPKDLRLLQGDIDKKVIKTESGFSIELSSKVLQKDVFLFTNEKGFFNDNFFDLLPHETKVVTFKTESQSIDDLDIKTLNHFIE